The proteins below are encoded in one region of Winogradskyella helgolandensis:
- a CDS encoding YceI family protein gives MKSLKFVSLLVIVSLVFTSCKDEKKEGEIKTTETVENTITYVVKPEATNVKWTAYKTTDKVPVGGEFATLNFEEKAGTTPEEALNNLEFSIPVSSLFTKDETRDEKLKTSFFGAMLNPELLKGKIKYANNAYVAEITMNGVTKDLPLEVSITDERRVSMKGTMDLKDWDALGALESLNKVCFDLHKGADGVSKTWEDVAIEVSTFLRDK, from the coding sequence ATGAAAAGCTTAAAATTCGTATCCCTATTAGTTATTGTTAGTTTAGTTTTTACATCTTGTAAAGACGAGAAAAAAGAAGGAGAAATTAAAACAACTGAAACTGTTGAAAACACCATTACATATGTTGTTAAACCTGAAGCGACCAATGTAAAATGGACAGCTTATAAAACGACCGATAAAGTACCAGTAGGTGGAGAATTTGCAACGCTAAATTTTGAAGAAAAAGCAGGTACAACACCAGAAGAGGCTTTAAATAATTTAGAATTTTCAATTCCGGTAAGTAGTTTATTTACTAAGGATGAAACTAGAGATGAAAAGCTAAAAACGTCATTCTTTGGTGCGATGTTAAATCCTGAATTATTAAAAGGAAAAATTAAATATGCCAACAACGCGTATGTTGCTGAAATAACAATGAATGGAGTTACTAAAGACTTACCTTTAGAAGTGAGCATCACCGATGAAAGACGTGTAAGCATGAAAGGCACCATGGATCTTAAAGATTGGGACGCATTAGGCGCATTAGAATCTTTAAACAAAGTGTGTTTTGATTTGCATAAAGGTGCTGATGGTGTGAGTAAAACGTGGGAAGATGTCGCTATTGAAGTGAGCACTTTTTTACGTGACAAGTAA
- a CDS encoding superoxide dismutase family protein → MKNLNVILLSFLIISVATACKDTKKETDTMPETETEVIEENVDTTSNKLSVTLSPKSDSNIEGTINFTETNGVVSMVGTVTGLEEGGHAIHIHEKADCSANDGSSAGGHWNPTAQPHGAWGAETGYHKGDIGNLTANANGRATITKTTDEWCIGCGDETKDILGKAVIVHIGVDDLTSQPSGDAGARIGCAGIIQ, encoded by the coding sequence ATGAAAAATTTAAATGTAATACTATTATCTTTCTTAATAATCTCTGTAGCAACAGCTTGTAAAGACACTAAGAAAGAAACCGACACCATGCCGGAAACAGAAACTGAAGTTATAGAAGAAAACGTTGATACCACATCCAACAAATTATCAGTAACCTTATCACCTAAAAGTGATAGTAACATAGAAGGAACTATTAACTTTACAGAGACTAATGGCGTGGTTAGTATGGTTGGTACGGTTACCGGATTAGAAGAAGGAGGACACGCGATTCATATTCATGAAAAAGCCGATTGTTCAGCAAACGATGGTTCATCCGCTGGAGGCCATTGGAATCCCACAGCACAGCCGCATGGCGCTTGGGGAGCAGAAACGGGGTATCATAAAGGGGATATCGGAAATTTAACAGCAAATGCCAACGGACGTGCTACCATTACAAAAACAACAGATGAGTGGTGTATTGGCTGTGGCGATGAGACTAAAGATATTTTAGGAAAAGCAGTTATTGTACACATTGGTGTCGATGATTTAACATCGCAACCTTCTGGTGACGCAGGCGCACGTATTGGTTGCGCAGGAATTATACAGTAA
- a CDS encoding RNA polymerase sigma factor codes for MELELLVKQFQDKNHTAFEKLYGMYHKSIHGVVYNIVKDTAIADELMQDVFIKAWHKADTYSSKKGRFFTWILNIARNAAIDKTRSKAFKQSKQNLNTDYFVDIIASHDNLDNSTDAIGIKNFVTQLGEKCKAVIELLYFKGFTQKEASEELQMPIGTIKTRNRNCIQQLRDMVL; via the coding sequence ATGGAATTAGAACTACTGGTAAAACAGTTTCAAGATAAAAATCATACGGCTTTTGAAAAGCTATATGGCATGTACCACAAAAGTATACATGGAGTGGTTTACAATATCGTAAAAGACACGGCTATTGCCGATGAGTTGATGCAAGATGTCTTTATAAAAGCCTGGCACAAAGCCGATACCTACTCGTCAAAAAAAGGACGTTTTTTTACGTGGATTTTAAATATAGCGCGCAATGCAGCTATAGATAAAACACGTTCTAAAGCGTTTAAACAATCAAAACAAAACCTCAACACTGATTATTTCGTAGATATCATAGCCAGCCATGATAACTTAGACAACAGTACGGATGCCATTGGTATTAAGAATTTTGTAACACAATTAGGCGAAAAATGTAAAGCCGTTATTGAGCTCCTTTATTTTAAAGGATTTACGCAAAAGGAAGCTTCGGAAGAATTACAAATGCCAATAGGTACTATTAAAACAAGAAACCGGAACTGTATTCAACAATTAAGAGATATGGTATTGTAA
- a CDS encoding anti-sigma factor, with the protein MDIKAYIESGILELYVAGKLSETENEEIYQLLKQYPELLQEVIDIEGAVVKLTAAVSPRAKGFESIEARLKADDTKVVELQPRATSWISYTGWAAAILLAVGLFWTQSLNTGLEQELQTADIENQYLETQIEDAKTDLVATKNLLNVIRDKDIIAVPLGGQGNYASSFAKVYWNKADNTIYLDAEGLPDAPEGKVWQVWSLTLNPLTPTSLGTIDDFNTDDNKIFTIVNVNESQAFGITLEPAGGSTSPTMDQLYTLGVVNTES; encoded by the coding sequence ATGGATATTAAAGCATACATAGAATCAGGTATTTTAGAGCTATACGTAGCTGGTAAACTTTCTGAAACAGAAAACGAAGAGATCTATCAACTCCTAAAACAGTACCCAGAGCTGTTACAAGAAGTTATAGACATAGAAGGAGCTGTAGTTAAACTAACCGCAGCAGTATCACCAAGAGCAAAAGGTTTTGAGTCTATTGAGGCAAGACTAAAGGCTGACGACACTAAGGTTGTAGAATTACAACCGAGAGCCACTAGCTGGATAAGCTACACAGGTTGGGCAGCCGCTATTTTATTAGCTGTAGGTTTATTTTGGACACAAAGTTTAAATACCGGTCTAGAACAAGAATTGCAAACTGCTGATATAGAAAACCAATATCTCGAAACACAAATAGAAGATGCCAAAACCGATTTGGTAGCTACTAAAAACCTATTGAATGTTATTAGAGATAAAGACATCATTGCAGTACCACTTGGTGGCCAAGGAAATTATGCGTCTAGCTTTGCCAAAGTGTATTGGAACAAAGCTGATAATACTATTTATTTAGATGCAGAAGGGCTCCCAGACGCACCCGAAGGAAAAGTATGGCAAGTATGGTCCTTAACCTTAAATCCCCTTACACCAACAAGTTTAGGAACTATAGACGACTTTAATACCGACGACAATAAAATCTTTACCATTGTCAACGTTAACGAAAGTCAGGCCTTTGGTATCACTTTAGAACCAGCAGGAGGAAGCACTTCTCCAACAATGGATCAATTATATACACTTGGTGTCGTAAATACTGAGTCTTAA